A stretch of the Verrucomicrobiia bacterium genome encodes the following:
- a CDS encoding ABC transporter permease: protein MHVNENLKTLRKFLPIHHYFRTVGVLSMQLAYHAGGLSLLFVDTIKSMTQTPIKWKLTVNQMQKIGVTSLPLVFLTALFTGMVLALQSAYQLKLFAAQQFISDLVALSICRELGPVLTAMVVAGRVGASIAAELGTMKVTEQIDALKALAVDPVRYLVVPRFIAAFFMLFMLAIYSDIVGMMGGYLIAVFKLGISSHQYLKRSVDVMVVKDVMTGLLKAFFFGGIISTVGCYFGFRASGGAEGVGRATTMAVVCALVLIIASDALFTAVFYFF from the coding sequence ATGCACGTGAACGAAAATCTGAAAACGCTGCGCAAATTTTTGCCCATCCATCATTATTTCCGCACGGTGGGAGTCCTGTCCATGCAGCTCGCCTATCACGCGGGCGGCCTCAGCCTTCTCTTCGTCGACACGATCAAATCCATGACGCAGACGCCCATCAAGTGGAAGCTGACCGTGAACCAGATGCAGAAGATCGGCGTGACTTCGCTGCCGCTCGTTTTTCTCACGGCCCTTTTCACCGGCATGGTGCTCGCGCTGCAGTCCGCTTACCAGCTGAAACTTTTTGCCGCGCAGCAGTTCATCTCAGACCTTGTCGCGCTTTCCATCTGCCGCGAGCTGGGACCCGTGCTGACGGCCATGGTCGTGGCCGGCCGCGTCGGCGCTTCCATTGCCGCGGAACTCGGCACCATGAAAGTCACGGAACAGATCGATGCGCTGAAAGCGCTCGCGGTGGACCCGGTGCGCTACCTCGTGGTCCCGCGCTTCATCGCCGCGTTCTTCATGCTGTTCATGCTGGCGATTTATTCGGACATTGTCGGCATGATGGGCGGCTATCTCATCGCCGTCTTCAAGCTCGGCATCAGCTCGCACCAGTACCTGAAGCGCAGCGTGGACGTCATGGTCGTCAAAGACGTGATGACCGGGCTTCTTAAAGCGTTCTTTTTCGGCGGCATTATTTCGACGGTCGGCTGCTATTTCGGGTTCCGGGCTTCGGGCGGCGCCGAAGGCGTGGGACGCGCCACGACCATGGCCGTCGTCTGCGCGCTCGTGCTGATCATTGCCTCCGACGCCCTTTTCACCGCCGTTTTTTACTTTTTCTAG
- a CDS encoding ATP-dependent Clp protease ATP-binding subunit yields MFDRFTERARKVIILAKEEAKRFNHDYIGTEHILLGLIKEGESVAAAVLQNLGLSLDTIRLEVEKLVQFGPATIVSGDIPFTPKAKKVIELAMDEARRLGHNYIGTEHLLLGLIKEGEGVASHVLMNVGLDLNKVRAEVIKLLGSSTPSASAGGHAAQGSQGAMGTGKTKAKTPALDAFGRDLSQLAREGKLDPVVNRHDEIERVIQILARRTKNNPVLLGEAGVGKTAIVEGLAQRIISGDVPEILADKRIVVLDLALMVAGTKYRGQFEERIKAVMDEIRRSDNVMVFIDEIHTLVGAGGAEGAIDASNILKPALARGEIQCIGATTLDEYRKYIEKDAALARRFQTIMVDPPSVDEAILILKGLRDKYEAHHRVKILDASIEAAVKLSERYISGRFLPDKAIDLIDEAASRARLSMTTMPKDLKKLEQDIEAFKREKEAAIKAQDFEKAAKLRDDERKAKEELLNVKKRWKESKSEVEVQVTDEDIATIVAKWTGVPVSRLEEKETSRLLRMEEELHKRVIGQHEAVRAISHAVRRSRSGLRNPKRPIGTFIFLGPTGVGKTLLARGLAEFMFGDADAITVVDCSEYGEKFNVSRLVGAPPGYVGYEEGGQLTEKVRRRPYAVVLFDEIEKAHPDVFNILLQLMEEGRLTDSFGRKVDFRNTIVIMTSNVGAELVSKANLGFGNPKEEAVNFDTMKKKLLDETRRVFRPEFLNRIDDIIVFHPLTRQDLEQIIDLELEEVKLRLRDKRMELSLSPEALKFLIDKGYDPVFGARPLKRTLQRYIENVLAEEILSGKFQDGDKIRAELRGEVIAFEKSS; encoded by the coding sequence ATGTTTGACCGTTTCACGGAACGCGCCAGAAAAGTCATCATCTTAGCCAAGGAAGAAGCCAAGCGCTTCAACCACGATTACATCGGAACCGAGCACATCCTCCTGGGACTTATTAAGGAAGGGGAAAGCGTTGCCGCCGCGGTCCTTCAAAACCTGGGCCTTTCCCTGGATACGATTCGCCTGGAAGTCGAGAAGCTGGTCCAGTTCGGCCCGGCCACGATTGTTTCCGGGGACATCCCGTTCACGCCCAAGGCCAAGAAAGTCATTGAGCTGGCCATGGACGAGGCGCGCCGGCTCGGCCACAACTACATCGGCACCGAGCACCTGCTGCTCGGCCTTATTAAAGAAGGCGAGGGCGTGGCCAGCCACGTGCTCATGAATGTCGGCCTCGACCTGAACAAAGTCCGCGCCGAGGTCATCAAACTGCTCGGTTCTTCCACGCCCAGCGCTTCCGCCGGAGGACATGCCGCCCAGGGTTCTCAGGGCGCCATGGGGACCGGAAAGACGAAGGCGAAAACGCCGGCGCTCGACGCGTTCGGCCGCGATCTTTCGCAGCTTGCGCGCGAAGGCAAGCTGGACCCCGTCGTCAACCGTCACGATGAAATCGAGCGCGTCATCCAGATCCTCGCGCGACGCACGAAAAACAATCCCGTGCTTCTCGGAGAAGCCGGCGTCGGTAAGACCGCCATTGTCGAAGGCCTTGCCCAGCGCATCATCTCCGGCGACGTTCCGGAAATTCTCGCGGACAAGCGCATCGTCGTCCTCGACCTTGCTCTCATGGTGGCCGGCACGAAATACCGCGGCCAGTTCGAAGAGCGCATCAAGGCCGTCATGGACGAGATCCGCCGTTCGGACAATGTCATGGTGTTCATCGACGAAATCCACACGCTGGTCGGTGCCGGCGGCGCGGAAGGCGCGATCGATGCCTCGAACATCCTGAAACCCGCTCTGGCCCGCGGCGAAATCCAGTGCATCGGCGCCACGACGCTTGACGAATACCGCAAGTACATTGAAAAAGACGCCGCGCTCGCGCGCCGTTTCCAGACGATCATGGTGGACCCGCCGTCCGTCGACGAGGCCATCCTGATCCTGAAAGGCCTGCGCGACAAGTACGAAGCGCATCACCGGGTGAAGATCCTTGACGCCTCGATCGAGGCTGCGGTGAAGCTCTCCGAACGCTACATCAGCGGACGGTTTTTGCCGGACAAGGCCATCGACCTCATCGACGAAGCCGCTTCCCGCGCGCGTCTTTCGATGACCACGATGCCTAAGGACTTAAAGAAGCTGGAACAGGACATCGAGGCGTTCAAACGCGAAAAAGAAGCCGCGATCAAGGCGCAGGATTTCGAGAAAGCCGCGAAACTCCGCGACGACGAACGCAAGGCCAAGGAAGAACTCCTCAACGTGAAGAAGCGCTGGAAGGAATCCAAGTCCGAAGTCGAAGTCCAGGTGACGGACGAAGACATCGCCACGATCGTGGCGAAGTGGACGGGCGTTCCGGTGTCGCGTCTCGAAGAAAAAGAGACGAGCCGCCTCCTGCGCATGGAAGAAGAACTGCACAAGCGCGTCATCGGCCAGCACGAAGCCGTCCGCGCCATTTCGCACGCCGTGCGCCGTTCGCGCTCCGGCCTGCGCAACCCGAAGCGCCCGATCGGAACGTTCATTTTCCTCGGGCCCACCGGCGTCGGCAAGACGCTGCTCGCGCGCGGCCTCGCGGAATTCATGTTCGGCGATGCGGACGCGATCACGGTGGTCGACTGCTCGGAGTACGGTGAAAAATTCAACGTGTCGCGCCTCGTCGGAGCGCCCCCGGGCTACGTGGGCTACGAAGAAGGCGGACAGCTCACCGAGAAAGTGCGCCGCCGGCCTTACGCGGTCGTGCTCTTCGATGAAATCGAAAAAGCGCATCCCGACGTGTTCAACATCCTTCTCCAGCTCATGGAAGAAGGCCGTCTCACGGACTCGTTCGGCCGCAAGGTCGACTTCCGGAACACGATCGTGATCATGACCTCCAACGTGGGCGCGGAACTCGTAAGCAAGGCCAACCTTGGTTTCGGCAACCCCAAGGAAGAGGCCGTCAATTTCGACACGATGAAGAAAAAGCTCCTGGATGAAACCCGGCGCGTTTTCCGCCCCGAGTTTTTGAACAGGATCGACGACATCATCGTTTTCCACCCGCTCACGCGCCAGGACCTCGAGCAGATCATCGATCTGGAACTCGAAGAGGTCAAGCTTCGCCTGCGCGACAAGAGGATGGAACTGAGCCTTTCTCCCGAGGCGCTCAAATTCCTCATCGACAAAGGATACGATCCCGTTTTCGGAGCGCGTCCGCTCAAGAGGACGCTGCAGCGCTACATCGAAAACGTCCTGGCCGAAGAAATCCTCTCCGGCAAATTCCAGGACGGGGACAAGATCCGCGCGGAGCTTCGCGGGGAAGTGATCGCGTTCGAGAAAAGCAGCTAA
- a CDS encoding protein arginine kinase, giving the protein MSDLVRQPAEWLRASGPMSDVVVSSRLRLARNILGFPFLEKLKNGQKAQIVKAVEESLKKNEALKNLEIVRFDGLTEVDLQFLVERHLISREHAGQKEAGAVAMSPDEVVSIMVLEEDHLRLQAFQSGLDLQKAWQIINKIDNEFDGSMEYAFNPGLGYLTACPTNVGTGLRASCMLHLPGLVLTKQVHKVLQALAKLNLAARGLYGEGTQATGNLFQFSNQMTLGQREDEIIDNLERVIRQVVEHEKEARTHLLSKKSGKFEDQIWRALGALKCGRIISSTEATQHLSLVQLGVQAGMLKINLTQQDLNGLFLLIQPAHLQKLKAKALNSGERDEARADLIREKLKNVTL; this is encoded by the coding sequence ATGAGCGATTTGGTCAGACAGCCGGCGGAATGGCTGCGCGCTTCGGGGCCCATGTCCGACGTCGTGGTCAGCTCGCGGCTGCGCCTGGCACGCAACATCCTGGGCTTTCCGTTCCTGGAAAAATTGAAGAACGGGCAGAAGGCGCAGATCGTGAAGGCGGTGGAAGAGTCTCTGAAAAAAAACGAGGCCCTGAAAAATCTCGAGATCGTGCGCTTCGACGGCCTGACGGAAGTGGATTTGCAGTTCCTGGTCGAACGGCACCTGATCAGCCGCGAGCACGCGGGACAGAAAGAGGCCGGCGCCGTGGCCATGAGCCCGGACGAAGTGGTGAGCATCATGGTGCTGGAAGAAGACCATCTCCGGCTTCAGGCCTTCCAGTCGGGGCTCGACCTGCAAAAGGCCTGGCAGATCATCAACAAGATCGACAATGAATTCGACGGCTCGATGGAATACGCGTTTAATCCCGGGCTCGGTTATCTGACCGCCTGCCCAACGAACGTGGGCACGGGGCTTCGCGCGTCCTGCATGCTGCACCTGCCCGGGCTTGTCCTGACCAAGCAGGTGCACAAAGTCCTGCAGGCGCTGGCGAAACTCAATCTGGCCGCGCGCGGGCTTTACGGCGAAGGCACGCAGGCGACGGGAAATCTTTTCCAGTTCTCGAACCAGATGACGCTGGGACAGCGCGAAGACGAGATCATCGACAACCTGGAGCGGGTCATCCGCCAGGTCGTCGAGCACGAGAAAGAGGCGCGGACGCATCTGCTGAGCAAAAAATCCGGCAAGTTCGAGGACCAGATCTGGCGCGCGCTCGGGGCGCTCAAATGCGGCCGCATCATATCGTCGACCGAGGCGACCCAGCATTTGTCGCTGGTCCAGCTCGGCGTGCAGGCCGGGATGCTGAAGATCAACCTGACCCAGCAGGATTTGAACGGGCTGTTCCTTTTGATTCAGCCCGCGCATTTGCAGAAGCTCAAGGCCAAGGCCCTCAATTCCGGGGAGCGGGACGAGGCCCGGGCCGACCTGATCCGGGAAAAATTAAAGAACGTAACCCTATAG
- a CDS encoding UvrB/UvrC motif-containing protein, giving the protein MNCNICGNNEATLHLTEIVNDHMVEVHLCENCAQEKGSDFKTHFNVGELLTGLSHMDAMSLLGVEKPALKCEQCGLTYDDFGRTGRLGCPGCYGAFTKMLLPLIKRVQRSTQHTGKQPKNMPKSETAAYDLRVLQDRLRKSVENEHFEDAARLRDEIKTIEQRLKKGKKKE; this is encoded by the coding sequence ATGAACTGCAACATTTGCGGAAACAACGAAGCCACGCTTCACCTGACGGAAATCGTCAACGACCACATGGTCGAAGTGCACCTGTGCGAGAACTGCGCGCAGGAAAAAGGCTCGGACTTCAAAACGCACTTCAACGTGGGCGAGCTGCTCACCGGCCTTTCCCACATGGACGCCATGTCCCTCCTCGGGGTCGAAAAACCCGCGCTCAAATGCGAGCAGTGCGGCCTGACCTACGATGATTTCGGCCGCACGGGCCGCCTCGGATGCCCGGGCTGCTACGGGGCGTTCACGAAAATGCTGCTTCCGCTCATCAAGCGCGTGCAGCGCTCGACGCAGCATACCGGCAAACAGCCCAAGAACATGCCCAAGTCCGAAACGGCCGCCTACGACCTGCGGGTCCTCCAGGACCGGCTGCGCAAGAGCGTCGAGAACGAACACTTCGAAGACGCGGCCCGCCTCCGCGACGAAATCAAGACCATCGAGCAGCGCCTGAAAAAAGGAAAGAAAAAAGAATGA
- the ilvE gene encoding branched-chain-amino-acid transaminase: MELQIYIDGKWYPKSEAKISVFDHGLLYGDGVFEGIRTYGGLVFMLEEHLDRLWESAHTLMIEIPISKKEMEKAIIETLRKNKLTDGYIRAVVTRGVGDLGLDPAKCKVASVFIITDKISLYPESLYKNGLDIITVPTVRNFPEAVSPSVKSLNYLNNILAKIEAKNSGCVEALMLNHQGYVTECTGDNVFMVKSLKGGGAELLTPPIYLGALKGITRQAILDLAGEKGIPAREEILTRHDLFNADEVFLTGTAAEVIPVVKIDGRVIGTGKPGKVTGVLRKAFHQLTSKRGVRYKL, from the coding sequence ATGGAACTCCAAATCTACATCGACGGCAAATGGTACCCCAAGAGCGAGGCGAAGATCTCGGTCTTCGATCACGGCCTGCTTTACGGCGACGGCGTGTTCGAAGGCATCCGCACGTACGGGGGGCTCGTCTTCATGCTGGAAGAGCACCTCGACCGGCTGTGGGAATCCGCGCACACGCTCATGATCGAGATTCCCATTTCGAAAAAGGAAATGGAAAAGGCGATCATCGAGACGCTGCGGAAAAACAAGCTGACGGATGGCTACATCCGAGCGGTGGTGACGCGCGGTGTCGGCGATCTCGGACTCGATCCGGCCAAATGCAAAGTCGCGTCGGTCTTCATCATCACGGATAAGATTTCACTCTACCCGGAATCGCTTTACAAAAACGGCCTCGACATCATCACCGTGCCGACCGTCCGCAATTTTCCGGAGGCCGTGAGCCCTTCGGTGAAGAGCCTGAATTACCTGAACAACATCCTCGCGAAAATCGAGGCCAAGAATTCCGGCTGCGTGGAAGCGCTCATGCTCAACCACCAGGGCTACGTCACGGAGTGCACGGGCGACAATGTGTTCATGGTGAAATCCCTTAAGGGCGGGGGCGCGGAGCTTCTGACGCCGCCGATTTATCTCGGCGCGCTGAAAGGCATCACGCGCCAGGCCATTCTCGATCTTGCCGGGGAAAAAGGCATCCCGGCGCGCGAGGAGATCCTGACGCGGCACGACCTGTTCAACGCCGACGAGGTTTTCCTGACCGGCACGGCCGCGGAAGTCATCCCGGTCGTCAAGATCGACGGGCGCGTCATCGGGACGGGCAAGCCCGGCAAAGTGACCGGCGTCCTTCGCAAGGCCTTTCATCAGCTGACTTCCAAGCGGGGCGTCCGTTACAAGCTCTGA
- a CDS encoding ABC transporter ATP-binding protein yields MNERGPLFSTYELTKDFDSPAGELQILKGVNFTLNAADMVYILGRSGSGKTTFLNILGGLDHPTSGKVLFEGEDITQMNERQLARVRNKRIGFIFQFYHLLPELTLYENVLLPSLIAGRPEHKWAKECLRKVKLFSRADHYPFELSGGEKQRAAIARALINRPSVVLCDEPTGNLDEETAAAVSALMDDLNRKEGQAFIIVTHDESMASRKHDVYRLVDGVLMKQNRGPVSIEKMP; encoded by the coding sequence ATGAATGAGCGCGGCCCGCTTTTCAGCACGTACGAACTGACCAAAGACTTCGACAGCCCGGCCGGGGAGCTGCAGATCCTGAAAGGGGTCAACTTCACCCTGAACGCCGCGGACATGGTCTACATCCTCGGGCGCTCGGGCTCGGGCAAAACGACTTTTCTCAATATCCTGGGAGGTCTCGACCATCCCACCTCCGGCAAGGTGCTTTTCGAAGGTGAAGACATCACGCAGATGAACGAGCGCCAGCTTGCGCGCGTCCGCAACAAGCGCATCGGGTTTATTTTCCAGTTCTATCATCTGCTGCCCGAACTGACCTTGTACGAAAACGTCCTCCTGCCCAGCCTGATCGCGGGAAGGCCCGAACACAAGTGGGCCAAAGAGTGCCTGCGCAAAGTGAAGCTGTTCAGCCGCGCCGACCATTATCCCTTCGAGCTGTCCGGCGGCGAAAAGCAGCGCGCCGCGATCGCCCGCGCGCTGATCAACCGCCCCTCGGTAGTTTTGTGCGACGAGCCCACGGGCAACCTGGACGAGGAAACCGCCGCCGCGGTATCCGCGCTCATGGACGATTTGAACCGCAAGGAAGGCCAGGCCTTCATCATCGTAACGCACGATGAATCCATGGCCTCCCGCAAGCACGACGTCTACCGTCTTGTCGACGGCGTTCTGATGAAACAAAACCGCGGTCCGGTCAGCATCGAAAAGATGCCGTAA
- a CDS encoding FtsX-like permease family protein: MRFETFIAARHLKNRHKSGFISLITFISIAGVGVGVMALIVVLAVMSGFDRELKNKIVNVQPHLRIEKLGGIDTAESDIAKIRAAGGTHLKTVAPFVEGQGIIRSNDSATGVIVKGMDTAREDMGIFERHILYGNLDLSSEARDTTKRRLLFFHRKIHEEIGGILLGEELAAILRVHVGDRVNLISPFQENPESLLPQRAQSTPFVVKGIFRVGMNDFDTALVLVDIHQAQKLYHLDNRVTGISLRFHDVDEAQRWKYLLRGEFNADYFLRSWYDMNHNFFQALKVEKSVMTILLALIILVAAFNIVSTLIMIVMEKTKDIGILRALGATRASIRRIFVLEGFGVGIMGVAAGTLAGLALAFNLNAVSDFLKQTTGLEVFPSDIYYFDKIPTEVHAPDVALIVVFAMIAAVLAGIYPAHRAASLNPVEALHYE; encoded by the coding sequence ATGCGTTTTGAAACGTTTATTGCTGCAAGGCACCTGAAAAACCGCCACAAGTCCGGTTTCATCTCCCTCATCACGTTCATTTCCATCGCCGGCGTCGGCGTGGGCGTCATGGCGCTCATCGTGGTGCTGGCCGTCATGTCCGGCTTCGACCGCGAGCTCAAAAACAAGATCGTGAACGTGCAGCCGCACCTGCGCATCGAAAAGCTGGGCGGCATCGATACGGCCGAGTCGGACATCGCCAAGATCCGCGCGGCCGGCGGCACGCACCTCAAGACCGTGGCGCCGTTCGTGGAAGGGCAGGGCATCATCCGTTCCAACGACAGCGCGACCGGCGTCATCGTCAAGGGCATGGACACGGCGCGGGAAGACATGGGGATTTTCGAGCGGCACATCCTCTACGGAAACCTGGATCTGTCTTCCGAAGCGCGCGACACGACCAAGCGCCGCCTGCTGTTTTTCCACAGGAAGATCCACGAAGAAATCGGCGGCATCCTCCTGGGCGAAGAGCTGGCCGCGATTCTTCGCGTGCACGTGGGCGACCGCGTCAACCTGATCTCGCCCTTCCAGGAAAATCCCGAATCGCTCCTGCCGCAGCGGGCGCAGAGCACGCCGTTCGTCGTGAAAGGCATTTTCCGCGTGGGCATGAATGATTTCGATACCGCGCTCGTCCTGGTCGACATCCACCAGGCGCAGAAGCTTTATCATCTCGACAACCGCGTGACCGGCATCAGCCTCCGCTTCCACGACGTGGACGAGGCCCAGCGGTGGAAATACCTGCTGCGCGGGGAATTCAACGCGGATTATTTCCTGCGCTCCTGGTACGACATGAACCACAATTTTTTCCAGGCCCTGAAAGTCGAAAAATCCGTGATGACGATCCTGCTCGCGCTGATCATCCTGGTCGCGGCGTTCAACATCGTGTCGACACTCATCATGATCGTGATGGAGAAGACAAAAGACATCGGCATCCTGCGCGCGCTCGGCGCGACGCGGGCCAGTATCCGCCGCATCTTCGTGCTGGAAGGCTTCGGCGTGGGGATCATGGGCGTGGCCGCGGGCACGCTTGCGGGCCTGGCGCTGGCGTTCAACCTGAATGCGGTGTCCGATTTCCTGAAGCAGACGACGGGGCTCGAGGTTTTCCCGAGCGACATCTATTATTTTGACAAGATTCCGACGGAAGTGCACGCGCCCGACGTTGCGCTGATCGTGGTCTTCGCCATGATTGCCGCGGTGCTTGCCGGCATTTATCCCGCGCATCGCGCCGCGAGCCTGAATCCCGTGGAGGCCCTGCACTATGAATGA
- the lysS gene encoding lysine--tRNA ligase, which yields MEHTISKYGTRFLPKEDIAAIRARFEAGVKVRTAGRLMAKRIMGKSVFFDLKDEEARIQLYVKKDVVGDAAFDFITTLSLGDIAGVDGELFLSKTGEQTIRVDKLELLSKIVRTLPEKWHGLKDVETRYRHRYVDLIVNDDVRQTFKARSRIIRDIRSFLDGRGFMEVETPMMQPIPGGARAKPFITHHNTLKLDLYLRVAPELYLKRLLVGGFEKVYEINRNFRNEGISVRHNPEFTMLELYQAWADYNDMMAITEELISGLVFALHGKYEIPYGERTINFKTPWKRVSFYDALREKTGIDFRKANVRDAANKLHVKFGDDFEDIDVLNEIFGEKVEEDLWDPTFVIDYPTVMTPLAKAKAEDPELVYRFELFIAKMELANAFSELNDPGIQRERLEEQKKMIGEHKEVDEDFLMALEYAMPPAGGLGIGIDRLVMLLTGQASIRDVILFPQLKPEAKKKEEEGETQEAQP from the coding sequence ATGGAGCACACGATTTCCAAATACGGCACGCGATTCCTTCCCAAGGAAGACATCGCGGCGATCCGCGCCCGCTTCGAGGCCGGCGTGAAGGTCCGCACCGCGGGCCGTCTCATGGCCAAGCGCATCATGGGCAAAAGCGTTTTTTTCGACCTGAAGGATGAAGAGGCGCGTATCCAGCTCTACGTGAAAAAGGACGTGGTCGGCGACGCGGCCTTTGATTTCATCACGACCCTTTCACTCGGCGACATCGCGGGCGTGGACGGCGAACTCTTCCTGTCCAAGACCGGCGAGCAGACGATCCGCGTGGACAAGCTCGAGCTTCTTTCCAAGATCGTGCGCACGCTTCCGGAGAAGTGGCATGGCCTGAAAGACGTGGAGACGCGTTACCGCCACCGCTACGTGGACCTCATCGTCAACGACGACGTGCGCCAGACGTTCAAGGCCCGCAGCCGCATCATCCGAGACATCCGTTCGTTCCTCGACGGCCGCGGCTTCATGGAAGTCGAAACGCCCATGATGCAGCCGATTCCCGGCGGCGCGCGCGCGAAGCCCTTCATCACGCATCACAACACGCTGAAACTCGACCTGTACCTGCGCGTGGCGCCGGAGCTTTACCTCAAGCGCCTTCTTGTCGGCGGTTTCGAAAAGGTCTACGAGATCAACCGCAACTTCCGCAACGAAGGCATCTCGGTCCGCCACAATCCCGAGTTCACGATGCTGGAACTTTACCAGGCGTGGGCCGATTACAACGACATGATGGCGATTACCGAAGAGCTGATCTCGGGCCTTGTGTTCGCGCTCCACGGCAAGTACGAAATCCCGTACGGCGAGCGCACGATCAATTTCAAAACGCCCTGGAAGCGCGTGAGCTTCTACGACGCGCTGCGTGAAAAAACCGGCATCGATTTCCGCAAGGCCAACGTGCGCGACGCGGCGAACAAACTCCACGTGAAATTTGGCGACGATTTCGAAGACATCGACGTCCTTAACGAAATTTTCGGCGAGAAAGTCGAAGAAGACCTCTGGGACCCGACGTTCGTGATCGATTATCCGACGGTGATGACGCCGCTCGCCAAAGCCAAGGCCGAGGACCCGGAACTGGTTTACCGCTTCGAACTTTTCATTGCGAAGATGGAGCTGGCCAACGCGTTTTCCGAATTGAACGATCCGGGCATCCAGCGCGAGCGTCTTGAAGAGCAGAAAAAAATGATCGGCGAGCACAAGGAAGTGGACGAAGACTTCCTCATGGCGCTCGAATACGCGATGCCTCCCGCGGGCGGGCTCGGCATCGGCATCGACCGGCTCGTGATGCTTTTGACGGGACAGGCCTCCATCCGCGACGTGATCCTGTTCCCGCAGCTCAAGCCCGAAGCCAAGAAAAAAGAAGAAGAAGGCGAAACGCAGGAAGCCCAACCGTAA